CTTTCAAAGCATCCACGACCCAGAGGAAGCTGAGGACTATTTCATAGTTGCCAGGTCCAACTGCAAAGCCTTTGCATTTGTCCACATTGCACATGCTCAGTTTGAGCTTTCTCAAGGTACTGGATCTCGTTAACTTTAACTACTGTGTGATGTGATCATGTTTTCTTgatcatttaaatatatttttatattgacatttcctaaaaatgtaattattgcaTGACTCAGCTGAAAAGgtttaatcatttattattgttattaaggaAATGTGGCCAAGGCGACGACAATACTTCTGAAAGCCCAGTCATTAAATGCCACACCAGCTGAGCTGCTGGAAGTGGCTCTGCGGAACCTGAAAAGTGGAGAGAAACAACTTGTTACCACTAAGAGGGATCAAACCCTCACAGGTATTTCTCTAAGAGTATAAAGCTTGATGATGTAtccttttgtttatgttttttaaagttAGTCTAATGTGTCTTTAAGATTTTGAGATGAATGTGTCAACTTCGGGGGGACACCAGGACCCGCAGCATCCCGCTGGAGTTCCAGTGGGCCAGCTCAAACCTGCAAGCAAGGACGGTGTTTCAGAATGGAAAATGCCAATGCTGATGAAGCATGTTTCTCCAGAGGTCTGATATGTTCATACACTTTGCAAAAATACATTGTATCAAATATAGTTATGCTTGCTTGAGGCTTCATGACGTCAACATGCCTGTCTTTGCTAGACAGATACCAGATAAATCACAATCGTCTACAAACTTGGTTAACACTAATTTCATGTCCTGTTTGAATGAGCCTTCTGTCAAGTgatgtcccccccccacccccctctctcTCCAGGATAAACGTATATCACCACCCGCTCCCAAACTGGTTCCGTGTGTGCCAACTCCACCTGTTACTGTTCCATCAAAATTAAATCCACAAATTGTCTGCCAGACTCCAAACAACGACAGAAATCCATGTGCTAACAGGTAATAAACTGATATCTATTTTTTTGGGGTGTTTGCTTTTGCCACGAATTGTGTTAATGAacctttttagattttaataaaaattgtaGTTTTCTTCTGTGAATTAACATTCCATATGTCTGTAAAACAAGTCTTTTAACTTCTGTTTCTCTCCCTTTCAGCTTCATTACACCTATTGTAAAGAAATACCCCAGAGTGTCGAATTCCTCTGCAGTAGCAACGCATAGAGTTGGACCTCCTGTTCAGCACCCATGCACGCCCTTGAACCAAGTGTCTGGTTTTCAAACTCCACAGGTACAGCCTCTTTATGAATTTACCAGTCACAAACAGGGTGTGCCacaaaaattatgttttgtatTGCTCTGAATTCCTTAAGTctgaatatattataaatatgtatccatatactgtatatctagcCAGAATTGATCTAAAAGTTTTTTAATCCCACCAGGCTTCCTTTACTACACCACCTAATGAATCCATTACCATCAAGGGCAGGCAGTTCTTCATTCTTAAGATGATCGGACGAGGGGGATCCAGCAAggtaaataagagaaaatacaaacaatataatGCTAACTACTACTAATGAGTACTCCTCCATTTCTTTCTACGAGACAACACATTTCTTGATAACATTCATTCGTGATTGCAACCATCCAAATGACTTAAACTGTAAATTGTAGTCTTCACATGTCACCTCTTTTCTTTAGGTGTACCAGGTCCTGGATCAGACAAAACATTTGTTTGCTGTTAAATATGTAGACCTGGAGGAGGCAGATGTTCAAACTGTGGAAAGTTACAAAAATGAGATTCAACATCTGAACCACTTGCAGCAATACagtgatcaaattattaaaCTGTATGACTAGTAAGTACACAGACTGCATCAAAATAAGACGAAAAAACACATAACTTGTCTTAAGTCTTAATGTTAATGCTCTGCTGATTGTGTGTTTACAGTGAAGTAACTAACAAGTACATTTATATGCTGATGGAGTGCGGAAATTTGGATCTGAATACTTGGCTACGGAACCGAAAAACTGTGAATCCACTTGAGAGGAAATTCTACTGGAAGAATATGCTTGAGGCCGTCCACACTATCCACAAACATGGTTGATTTTCCTCTTTTCGTCTACTTGATATAGTCATAGTGTAGTAGTTACATGTTGTTCTTACTATTTATCTTTATTTCTAACCAATTGTGTTTCTTGCGCGTTGTCTCATGCCAGGCATTGTGCACAGTGACTTGAAGCCAGCAAATTTTGTCATTGTAAATGCGTCACTGAAGCTAATTGACTTTGGCATCGCAAATCGCATCCAGCCAGATGTGACGAGCATCATGAAAGATTCCCAAGTAAGTGAATTTAGTGCAGCTAAAAGTCAATGAATGTTGGAAATACCAAATGAATATAAACATGGTTGTTCTTCAATGCAGGTTGGAACCCTGAACTATATGCCTCCTGAAGCAATTAAAGACACTTCATCCCAGCATGGGAAAACCCGCTCAAAGGTACCTACTTCCTTACCACAGTTGATTTAAAACGGGAGcttgaaagtattttttttgctttgtctcTAAGATAAGTCCCAAAGGGGATGTGTGGTCCCTTGGCTGTATCTTGTACTGTATGACCTATGGGAAGACTCCATTCCAAAGCATCACCAATCAAATCACCAAACTACAAGCCATCATTGATCCCTCCCATGAGATCGAATTTCCTGACATCTCTGAGAAGGATTTACTGGATGTGTTGAAGGTAAGAGACCATAAAGTGCCAACTTCAAGATAAAAGCTTTGATACCCActtattcatgtcttaaatgacttatattaattattaacagtTGATATGACCCTTTTGTTGGACAGAGGTGCCTCGTCCGAAATCCCAGAGAGCGAGTATCTATTGCAGAGCTGCTAGAGCATCCATACCTCCAATTGAAGCCACACCGGTCTCCAGaaccaggtacacacacacacagtgtaaaaATTGGATTCAGAATCCCCCTTTGTTGACGACAACAACgtaacaagtgttttttttttcttcgcctGTTTCAGAACGTCATTGTGACAATGATCTAAAGAAAATTCTGACCGATCTTGCAGCCCTCCAGTCTCCCAACAGCATCATACGAGCTGCTAATGTAaggatattttttattcataagtttttcctttttttaaaaaaaaagaaatgtaaaaaattcaCTGGTTAAATATGTTTCTGTCCATAGAATCTGGCCAAAATGTGCAGCAGCGGCAAGAAGCTGGATGTGGCAGAGTGTGCCAAATCAACCTgaaaatgcaatgtaaatatgttttttatgtatgtatataaatagAAGCAGTAAAAATATATTCGGCAAGTTGCGGAACTAACAGAggtagaggttttttttttcctcttgtaaaattgggtctttttttctcagcccattttttttctcaattttttgcTAATGTCCTGTTATATGCATGTCAACAATAAACATAATGTATCCCCAGTGGCGGagccagacatttttcattggGATCGCCAAGTCCAAGACTATTTCTCACATAGGCCTGGCAATGAGTTGATACCTGAATTGTCTAGATGGCCAGAAAAtactctactactactagtactattCTTGTAGCTCCGCCACTGTGTCCTCAGGAGTTCTGTCTTAGCTGCGTGTGTTGCTGTAATTCCCACCAGTGTCATGCTCATTCATAAAGAGGTTCAAAATTCCCCCATTATGGGTTATGCTGTGTTTATTCCGATAACACGACTCAGTGTGGTTCGTGAGTAGCAGACTCTTCTGTTGAGTGTATGTAATAGCAACTGAGAACATAGCAATACAGTAGgcaaattaattatttacattttagaaGAATTGATATATAATCCATTTCATTTCACTAATAGAGTAACAATAGGCTAACAATAAACACACCAGCACCCGCAGTTTCTCAGTGAGAACACAAATGCAGAATAAGTAATTTCACTTTTGAGTCCTCAAATACAAAGACAAAATGTGCTTGCTTTCTGCTGCTCACTGCTTTATTCACAGTCGCAACAGGTGACAAGATTATTTGTCCGGCATGTGAAACGGTCACCTTCCTTGGAGCCAATTCCCCACAAGCACGCCTCCCATTTCCAACCAATCACACCATTGTATGAAACAAAGCTGCTCTACGCTACCAATAGACAAAGATGGCTCACTCCAACAAAACGAGggtgtaattaattaatgtaggCTACTGATACAATTGAAGTAATGCTAGTCTGTAGTGAAGATGCTACAGTATGAACGAAGTATGAACAAAAGGACATGTTGCATGTATGACAATGTTGCTCGTACGCCGTGAATCAATGACTGTCTAGTGAGGGCAGTGATTTAATAGACGATCTTTGGAGTTCATATTGCCCTTCCTGCTCATTCAAGCAGTCACAACAACAATGGCGGCGGCTGCTCGGCTTTTCGTACGAGGTGCACACTCGAAACTTTGTATCTCCGGCGTAGCAACGGGACCACAGTGCTCTTTTGGGCCCACCTTGCTGAAACTGGCACCGGGCGGAATCTCCCATACAAAAACACACCGCAGACATGCAGCCCACTTTACCTTCCTGCCCGACCCCGAACCAACACAGTATGGTAAGTAGCTTGACAGCTAGCTAGTAGCTGTCTGCTAGCTTTTTCCATTAGCACTCGAAACCTGAAAAGTGAGATTCATCGAAAAATAATACGTGTGGTTTAcaaattgtaaataaagtttattcAAATAAAAGTTTCAGAGGCTCATAGTTAAAGGGAAGCTACACTTTGTTTTGAATTTTGCCCaatatccacaatccttatctgacacatgaacacatgtatTGCTCTTCTCTGtacgttctaaagatataataaGCAGTTGAGAAGAGACCGCTCattaatgcacgtaatgggcACACCTATGCCACCTACAAAGACTGCTATTAAAACAAGGTTTAGGGTTTTATGTACACGCTGTAacccatgtagtaacaggtagaTTCACTTTACGCGACGTCCTTTGAAGCGCTACCAGAATTTCCTTTCtgggcgcattgatttcacgtAACAGCATAGccctttttccaaaaacaaaaaacacagcagcagtagaGCAGCTATACAATGTAGTGTAACCTTGTGGCGGTGCcggtgtgtggtgaagctagatGCTAACCGGCTGGTAGCTAGTCGGTGTGGTGTGACAAGCTATTGTATCAATACACCAGTAACATTTTTACTATTTAACACAAACACTGCTCAACATTCTggctgatgggcaaaattccaaaagtgcattttccttTGAAGGTGCAGCATATTCCTAGTAGAGTATGTCTGGTGTTAACATTCTTACACTCTctgtgtatgtatacatacagtcTTATAAGGGAACTTAAGACATTAAGTTCAACAGTTTTAGTGAATGCTAGTTCTTGGTATTTTGTCTAaatgttttattcttatttgtttctcattgtAGGACCAACCGAGAAGATGAATTTGTTCCAATCAGTTACAAGTGCATTGGACAACACTCTTTCCAGTGACCCCACAGCAGGTATTTGGCTCTTCATGGGTGTATTTAGTCATGTCCCAAACCCTACAATTACTTTTTAAGTTCtcaaaaatcactccacactctttattgcgcTCTGTTTCTACCATATCCAACTGATTGCGTGGAAATTTGGGGTAATAACAACAAGAAATTCACTATATATCACTATAgcgttacattaccttacacttCTGTACATGTACAAAAataagtaggaagaagcacaccttatttaatcctaccatccatccatttaaaATCACTTGTAATACATTTGCTCACTTTTTGTATTCCAAATGGTAGTTTCAATACATAGGAAACTGATAAGGTGgaataaatatatgataaataatactaaattgtGGTTTGGGAACTCTAGTTGTAAGTGTGCCAAATGCCCACTGCATGGGGACAAGGTGAGACTTGAAATCAGTAAAGTGAGTTACTGTTACTGCATTGTTGTATCCTCTTTGCTCTGGATACTCTTTAACTGTGTTGTCTTTAATCGCAGTCATTTTTGGGGAAGACGTGGCCTTCGGTGGAGTGTTTCGATGCACAGTGGGTCTAAGAGACAAATATGGTAAGATAAAGCCATTTAAATATTCTGTACTGTGGTtcaaattttgtggcttcagtCATAGTTTTTCAAACATATAAGTAGTGCCGTTTCACGGTTGAATACTGCTTACTATTAGtgaaaacatatgcatattaaaTCAAATTTTGCACATGTTTTGGCTAAAATGCATTTTCAAGCTTAAAACTGGTTAAattaacaaaatacaaatgcaaGGAATTAAGAAGACTCATTCAACCTGGTCACTAATTAGTGATTGTCAGTAATTAGTAACTTGATCAACAACAAAATGAGTCGCATACTCATTATAAAGGAGTATCTGTTACCAATAATGCGTTTCTGCGAGATCAgtgtatgaaacgagtacattttgTCAGTATCGTtgttcgtgtttaaagaaaatgctaattatgtattcactcctcacgctctgtgattggctagtcgCACATAGTGACCGCCTTTCTCTTTACGTCACGTCCTGTCCACAaatttattgcattcaaaagtAAGGCGATTGCTTTTGGCCGCCTCTATTGTCCGTCTTACATTATGTtaccacaaggtggcaggagAGTTCCTTTAAGATCCCATCAACTGCTCCTTTGGAGGCGTTTGTAGGAGTTCACTGTTCACCTAGAGGACCAAAAGTATCTTTTTACACATTCATTGTTGCCTTGTAAAGCTAATATGTAAGAATGACGTTTTCTTTAAATGATGTTTGCTGATACATTTTAGTCACAAATccttagtattattagtatagaACATTCCATCCACTGAATACAATAGGATGCACCTGATAACCTTTTCACATCAGCTTGTGTGTGTTCGCCTGTTCCTACCAGTTAAAAAATGGAATGTGAAAGACACAGTGTCTCTTTTGTTGTTGGAGTCTCTGGGATACGTTATGTTAATTATTTAACACTGAAACATAACACTGATGTACAAATATCAAATCTGACTTTATTACCACAGAAAGTAAACCTGAAATGTGTGAGACCCATACCAGTTGAATATTTCTTGCATATGTGTCTACATGTGTATATGAGTGTGTACTGTATAAGGACGGGACAGGACCGATGAGCCGAGAAGAACGGATTGCGGTGTATGAGACCGGAGTTGTCACTAGACTGTTGCTTTGCACGTTTCTACAGCAACTGTTGAAACAGAGTTGCAGCCTGTCCATCAGCAGCTTGTGCTGCTACTGCAGTCTTGACATGATGAAACTGAATGCATCACTGTGTGCACAAACAAAGTTCTGAGGGGCTCAGCTCACATGTCCAAAGGTTTGGGTCTCGGCCTTTGAATTCCTGTCGTCTCTTTATTAGTGAAACAGGTGCTTTTGGAGTTTGCTTCTTTTTGTCATGTACATAAAACTTTCAACAACAGTCGTATACAAAGCTCAATTTTCACtatgtatttattctttttgAATTGTTTGTCCGGGAAGATAATATTGACTTAATCGTAACCACACTGGAAAAATTCAGTGGTTACATTAtataatttacaaataaataggTGAGAGAATAAACATGACTAAAATCAAAATTGGATTCTAAAAGGTAATACCTAATAGAGCGTGAAAATAGGAAaataatattatcataacatGCATATTGGAGACAGTCTGGACAGGAATGACCAGCATTAGGCTGGCACTGCGGATGTAACAGACTGTTGCTGGAGGAACGTCAAAGTGTCAATCAATGTCGCATAGTGGTTGAGAGGGATTGTCCATTATGGATGTCAGCTTGGCCAACATCCTTCCTTCAGCCACCTCCTTGATGGTCTCCAGTGGGCAGCCCGGGACTGAGCCAGCTCTCCTAGTCAGTTTATTAAGTTTGTGTGTCCGTTCATGCTACCTCCACCCCAGAACACTCAAAAGGCACCACAGTGTCATAGAAGGTACTATGTAGCAGTGACCTGCAAACTGATGGACCTCAGTCTCCTCAATAGGTGGGGATGACTTCTCAAGCCCTTCTCAATGTAACCTGTACAGTGGTTACCAAAGTGGGGTACCTCAATTGCCATAGAgtgtatgtgaataaaaacggaaaaacAATTAGTGcctcaaaattacgagtgcgcctgaatg
This genomic window from Doryrhamphus excisus isolate RoL2022-K1 chromosome 17, RoL_Dexc_1.0, whole genome shotgun sequence contains:
- the ttk gene encoding dual specificity protein kinase Ttk isoform X1 — its product is MHVAFRGPESVGNMEEEEHTARKQKLAMVCQKLSKIKKYLNEDDTDNINQIISSKSPEACLSYLKDLEKKGDPHLDSTHLTRLINFYTKVFSNMPLRVHCQNESYATMLVRFAQLKVIQDVNEAEANFNVARSNSQNFAFVHIAHAEFAHSQGKTKRCMYILHNAIELGAKPKELLEAALQRLQVEKMQGVPSEDKENDPQFFNCTTHESVKKGSDFQKGRRMSDETGDLYLSSIFNSGSEPSSEDLLLNWRSASHRNRAVGLPGRVPIVPFSISEKDDDDDDDGNNFNGRPSNKNDASVVKNLPRQTSDSCINTTFDLSSSRKSAVDDDFVPTSVTPEHHTQHDQGSTTTRLHTHDTKDTLKLDDITYNFEQVISSNSPESCWSYLVNLEKRGNPHTDVGLLNKLKDCYSKVFSRLPIRKYSKNSTYARILVRYAELKGIHDPEEAEDYFIVARSNCKAFAFVHIAHAQFELSQGNVAKATTILLKAQSLNATPAELLEVALRNLKSGEKQLVTTKRDQTLTDFEMNVSTSGGHQDPQHPAGVPVGQLKPASKDGVSEWKMPMLMKHVSPEDKRISPPAPKLVPCVPTPPVTVPSKLNPQIVCQTPNNDRNPCANSFITPIVKKYPRVSNSSAVATHRVGPPVQHPCTPLNQVSGFQTPQASFTTPPNESITIKGRQFFILKMIGRGGSSKVYQVLDQTKHLFAVKYVDLEEADVQTVESYKNEIQHLNHLQQYSDQIIKLYDYEVTNKYIYMLMECGNLDLNTWLRNRKTVNPLERKFYWKNMLEAVHTIHKHGIVHSDLKPANFVIVNASLKLIDFGIANRIQPDVTSIMKDSQVGTLNYMPPEAIKDTSSQHGKTRSKISPKGDVWSLGCILYCMTYGKTPFQSITNQITKLQAIIDPSHEIEFPDISEKDLLDVLKRCLVRNPRERVSIAELLEHPYLQLKPHRSPEPERHCDNDLKKILTDLAALQSPNSIIRAANNLAKMCSSGKKLDVAECAKST
- the ttk gene encoding dual specificity protein kinase Ttk isoform X2 yields the protein MYAAPYYFHMEEEEHTARKQKLAMVCQKLSKIKKYLNEDDTDNINQIISSKSPEACLSYLKDLEKKGDPHLDSTHLTRLINFYTKVFSNMPLRVHCQNESYATMLVRFAQLKVIQDVNEAEANFNVARSNSQNFAFVHIAHAEFAHSQGKTKRCMYILHNAIELGAKPKELLEAALQRLQVEKMQGVPSEDKENDPQFFNCTTHESVKKGSDFQKGRRMSDETGDLYLSSIFNSGSEPSSEDLLLNWRSASHRNRAVGLPGRVPIVPFSISEKDDDDDDDGNNFNGRPSNKNDASVVKNLPRQTSDSCINTTFDLSSSRKSAVDDDFVPTSVTPEHHTQHDQGSTTTRLHTHDTKDTLKLDDITYNFEQVISSNSPESCWSYLVNLEKRGNPHTDVGLLNKLKDCYSKVFSRLPIRKYSKNSTYARILVRYAELKGIHDPEEAEDYFIVARSNCKAFAFVHIAHAQFELSQGNVAKATTILLKAQSLNATPAELLEVALRNLKSGEKQLVTTKRDQTLTDFEMNVSTSGGHQDPQHPAGVPVGQLKPASKDGVSEWKMPMLMKHVSPEDKRISPPAPKLVPCVPTPPVTVPSKLNPQIVCQTPNNDRNPCANSFITPIVKKYPRVSNSSAVATHRVGPPVQHPCTPLNQVSGFQTPQASFTTPPNESITIKGRQFFILKMIGRGGSSKVYQVLDQTKHLFAVKYVDLEEADVQTVESYKNEIQHLNHLQQYSDQIIKLYDYEVTNKYIYMLMECGNLDLNTWLRNRKTVNPLERKFYWKNMLEAVHTIHKHGIVHSDLKPANFVIVNASLKLIDFGIANRIQPDVTSIMKDSQVGTLNYMPPEAIKDTSSQHGKTRSKISPKGDVWSLGCILYCMTYGKTPFQSITNQITKLQAIIDPSHEIEFPDISEKDLLDVLKRCLVRNPRERVSIAELLEHPYLQLKPHRSPEPERHCDNDLKKILTDLAALQSPNSIIRAANNLAKMCSSGKKLDVAECAKST
- the ttk gene encoding dual specificity protein kinase Ttk isoform X3 translates to MEEEEHTARKQKLAMVCQKLSKIKKYLNEDDTDNINQIISSKSPEACLSYLKDLEKKGDPHLDSTHLTRLINFYTKVFSNMPLRVHCQNESYATMLVRFAQLKVIQDVNEAEANFNVARSNSQNFAFVHIAHAEFAHSQGKTKRCMYILHNAIELGAKPKELLEAALQRLQVEKMQGVPSEDKENDPQFFNCTTHESVKKGSDFQKGRRMSDETGDLYLSSIFNSGSEPSSEDLLLNWRSASHRNRAVGLPGRVPIVPFSISEKDDDDDDDGNNFNGRPSNKNDASVVKNLPRQTSDSCINTTFDLSSSRKSAVDDDFVPTSVTPEHHTQHDQGSTTTRLHTHDTKDTLKLDDITYNFEQVISSNSPESCWSYLVNLEKRGNPHTDVGLLNKLKDCYSKVFSRLPIRKYSKNSTYARILVRYAELKGIHDPEEAEDYFIVARSNCKAFAFVHIAHAQFELSQGNVAKATTILLKAQSLNATPAELLEVALRNLKSGEKQLVTTKRDQTLTDFEMNVSTSGGHQDPQHPAGVPVGQLKPASKDGVSEWKMPMLMKHVSPEDKRISPPAPKLVPCVPTPPVTVPSKLNPQIVCQTPNNDRNPCANSFITPIVKKYPRVSNSSAVATHRVGPPVQHPCTPLNQVSGFQTPQASFTTPPNESITIKGRQFFILKMIGRGGSSKVYQVLDQTKHLFAVKYVDLEEADVQTVESYKNEIQHLNHLQQYSDQIIKLYDYEVTNKYIYMLMECGNLDLNTWLRNRKTVNPLERKFYWKNMLEAVHTIHKHGIVHSDLKPANFVIVNASLKLIDFGIANRIQPDVTSIMKDSQVGTLNYMPPEAIKDTSSQHGKTRSKISPKGDVWSLGCILYCMTYGKTPFQSITNQITKLQAIIDPSHEIEFPDISEKDLLDVLKRCLVRNPRERVSIAELLEHPYLQLKPHRSPEPERHCDNDLKKILTDLAALQSPNSIIRAANNLAKMCSSGKKLDVAECAKST